CAATAAGGTGATAGGAAGAACGATACTGCGGAATACAAGGCAAGCAGCAGGCCGAGTTGGAAGGCGTTTGCCCCGGCATTGGTCACCATCAGCGGCAATACCGGAATTATCAACCCAAATCCGATAAATACGGTAACAAGCATCAGCAGAATAACTCGCAGTCGTTTGAACATTCGGACCCACCCCTTCAATCAAACAGCATATCACCGCGGGGAAAATCGACCAAATTAGTAGTCGTTCGTTGTCGATTGCAGTATAATCGGGCAGAGCCCTATGTGTCAGGTTGTCAAGGTAGGCCGGTGGGATATTGAGGGGGATTACCATGCCAGACAGCCAGTCGAGAAAATCGTCCCGCCGGACTCAGATGTATATGATTATTATCGCTCTGGCGATTGTCGCCGCGAGCGGTTACCTCTATCTATATATGAAACAAACCGCCGCGCTCCGGAGCGCCGAGCACAAGCACACCTTCACCGAGTACGTTACGGACCACAAACTCGGCAAGTTGGTACTCGTTGATACAGGGACTGGCATCGATCCGATGGCGTTTGTCCTGCAACTGGCGGACAACGTACCTGACATTAAGCGCGAAACGTTTGCGGAAAACCTTGCACACCTGTATGCAAAATACGATCATGGCGCACTGCTAACCATTGTCTATATCGACCCAAAGACACACAAGCAGTACCCAATTGCTGAATCCAACTACGATGACGACACGAAACAACTGCAACTGACGGTAACGTTGTCGTCTGGAAATCGTGAACAATTCAACAAACACGTTGACTGGTAGTGGTCTTGAGGAGAGGGTAAATCGATGCTCATCTTGTTTTCCTGCCTGACTGCCCTTTTAATCTCAATTGTACTTGTCCCATACATCCGGCGTCTGGCAATCAAGTGGAAGTTCGTTGACCTCCCAAACGCACGTAAAGTACACAAAGAACCCCTCCCCTTACTTGGCGGATTGGCGATTCTTGCTGGATTTGTCATCAGTTCATCCGTGTTTTCCATCGTTGACAAGCCTGTTCCCTCCGTATATTACGGACTGTTGGGTGGGACATTTTTGCTCTACGGCGTCGGAATGATTGATGACTACTATAAGACGAGGAGACGAGACTTTTCCGCAGGAATCCGAATTATTGCGCAAACATTGGCCGCCGTTCTCGTCATCTGGTCTGGTGGCACAGTCCACACCTTGACGGTACCCTTTGGGGGCGGTCACTACATCCTGTTACCGCATGCTGTGGCGTGGATTTTGACGGTTATTTGGATTGTCGGCGTCATTAACGTATACAACTTTCTCGACGGACTTGATGGATTAGCTGCAGGCATCGGCACCATATCCTCGCTGACGATGGTCTTTTTCGCCTGGAAGACAGGCGATTTGCAATCAGCCATCTGGGCTGCCGCGTTGGCGGGAGGCGCAATGGGGTTCCTGCGCTACAATTTTTACCCCGCCCGAATCATCATGGGTGATGCGGGCTCGACCATGCTCGGATTTGTGCTCGCGTCTGTTGCTGTGATTGGTGCCTTTAAGTCGGCAACCGTGGTTTCGATTGTCGTACCTGTGCTCGCACTCGGTGTCCCTATCTTTGATGCCATCCGCGTTGTGATTGGACGGCTCATGCACGGGCAACCTATCTACAGAGCGGATCAAACGCACGGACATCACTGGCTCCTTCGAGCCGGGTTTTCACAGGTCCAGACGGTGACCCTCTTGTACATCATCAGCGTTTGTTTTTCCCTGGCCTCGGTCATCGTCG
The Alicyclobacillus curvatus genome window above contains:
- a CDS encoding undecaprenyl/decaprenyl-phosphate alpha-N-acetylglucosaminyl 1-phosphate transferase — encoded protein: MLILFSCLTALLISIVLVPYIRRLAIKWKFVDLPNARKVHKEPLPLLGGLAILAGFVISSSVFSIVDKPVPSVYYGLLGGTFLLYGVGMIDDYYKTRRRDFSAGIRIIAQTLAAVLVIWSGGTVHTLTVPFGGGHYILLPHAVAWILTVIWIVGVINVYNFLDGLDGLAAGIGTISSLTMVFFAWKTGDLQSAIWAAALAGGAMGFLRYNFYPARIIMGDAGSTMLGFVLASVAVIGAFKSATVVSIVVPVLALGVPIFDAIRVVIGRLMHGQPIYRADQTHGHHWLLRAGFSQVQTVTLLYIISVCFSLASVIVVLLH